In a single window of the Bacteroides acidifaciens genome:
- the ribD gene encoding bifunctional diaminohydroxyphosphoribosylaminopyrimidine deaminase/5-amino-6-(5-phosphoribosylamino)uracil reductase RibD has product MEEEKYMRRCIELARNGLCNASPNPMVGAVIVCDGRIIGEGYHIRCGKAHAEVNAIHSVKDESLLKRSTIYVSLEPCSHYGKTPPCADLIIEKQIPRIVIGCQDPFSKVAGRGIQKLRDAGREVTVGILEEECKNLIRRFITFNTLHRPFITLKWAESADHFIDIERTDGKPVILSSPLSSMLVHKKRAETDAIMVGRRTALLDNPSLTVRNWYGRNPIRIVLDRTLSLPKDLQIFDGEIPTLIFTEKEQLEEKNVTYITINFSHNPLIQIMEELYQRKIQSLLVEGGSQLLQSFIDNGLWDEAYIEKCPSRLYSGVKAPEISDKFSYSTEEHFERQIWHYIHQD; this is encoded by the coding sequence ATGGAAGAAGAAAAATACATGAGACGCTGCATTGAGCTCGCCAGGAACGGGTTATGCAATGCATCTCCCAACCCGATGGTAGGGGCTGTCATCGTATGTGACGGGCGTATAATCGGCGAAGGTTATCATATCCGCTGTGGAAAGGCACATGCCGAAGTGAATGCCATCCACTCAGTAAAAGATGAATCTTTATTAAAACGCTCTACGATTTATGTAAGCCTGGAACCTTGTTCCCACTATGGGAAAACGCCACCTTGTGCCGACTTGATTATCGAGAAACAGATTCCGCGCATTGTCATTGGTTGCCAGGATCCTTTTTCTAAAGTAGCCGGACGGGGGATTCAAAAATTACGGGATGCCGGACGGGAAGTAACAGTGGGCATATTAGAAGAAGAATGCAAGAATTTGATTCGCCGTTTTATTACTTTCAACACGCTTCATCGCCCCTTCATCACATTGAAATGGGCTGAATCAGCCGATCATTTCATTGACATAGAACGTACTGACGGTAAGCCGGTGATACTCTCCTCTCCGCTTTCTTCCATGTTAGTACACAAGAAAAGAGCAGAAACCGATGCTATCATGGTAGGTCGGCGGACAGCCTTATTGGACAATCCATCGTTGACTGTCCGCAACTGGTACGGACGCAATCCGATACGCATCGTTTTAGACCGTACCTTATCCCTTCCAAAGGATTTACAAATATTCGACGGAGAAATTCCGACATTAATCTTTACAGAGAAGGAACAACTGGAAGAGAAGAACGTTACTTATATCACCATTAATTTTAGTCATAATCCTCTGATACAGATTATGGAAGAGCTATATCAGCGTAAGATACAATCATTATTGGTAGAAGGCGGAAGCCAATTGCTACAATCATTCATTGACAATGGGCTATGGGATGAAGCATATATTGAAAAGTGCCCCAGCAGGTTATATTCCGGTGTTAAAGCACCTGAAATAAGCGATAAATTTAGTTACTCGACGGAAGAACACTTCGAAAGACAGATTTGGCATTACATTCATCAAGATTAG
- the prmC gene encoding peptide chain release factor N(5)-glutamine methyltransferase yields the protein MNRITTYIRQSLQNIYPPEEVKALTMLICCDMLCLDALDIYLGKDIILSECKERELENIIFRLQKNEPIQYIRGFAEFDGRRFKVAPGVLIPRPETVELVELVARENTDACRLLDIGTGSGCIAISLDKRLPNAKVEAWDISEEALAIACTNNKELEAEVMFLQRDVLSDDWEKTPSFDVIVSNPPYVTEAEKSEMDANVLDWEPELALFVPDDDPLRFYRRIADLGRELLLPGGRLYFEINQAFGLETAHMLEMNQYHDVRVIKDIFGKDRIVTANR from the coding sequence ATGAATCGTATCACCACTTACATACGTCAATCCTTGCAGAATATCTATCCGCCGGAAGAGGTCAAAGCTCTTACAATGCTGATTTGTTGCGACATGTTATGTTTGGATGCGCTTGATATTTACCTCGGCAAAGATATAATTTTATCCGAATGCAAAGAGCGTGAATTAGAAAACATTATATTCCGTTTGCAGAAAAACGAGCCGATACAGTACATTCGTGGTTTTGCGGAGTTTGATGGAAGGAGATTTAAGGTAGCTCCCGGCGTGTTGATTCCACGTCCTGAAACTGTAGAGTTGGTGGAGCTGGTCGCTCGGGAGAATACGGATGCCTGCCGCTTATTAGATATAGGTACAGGAAGCGGATGCATCGCAATCTCTTTGGATAAAAGACTTCCAAATGCAAAAGTAGAGGCGTGGGATATTTCAGAAGAAGCATTGGCTATTGCATGTACTAATAATAAGGAATTGGAGGCAGAAGTCATGTTTCTACAAAGAGATGTTTTATCCGATGATTGGGAGAAAACACCTTCTTTTGATGTTATCGTCAGTAACCCGCCTTATGTGACTGAGGCGGAAAAAAGCGAAATGGATGCCAATGTGCTTGACTGGGAACCGGAGCTCGCTTTGTTTGTCCCCGATGACGATCCGTTACGGTTCTACCGGCGGATTGCAGATTTAGGTCGTGAATTACTTTTGCCGGGGGGCAGGCTTTATTTTGAAATAAACCAGGCTTTTGGTCTGGAAACAGCACACATGCTTGAAATGAACCAATATCATGATGTTCGTGTTATAAAAGACATATTTGGAAAAGATAGAATAGTTACAGCTAACCGATGA
- a CDS encoding regulatory protein RecX, with amino-acid sequence MSAQLTDEEALNRVASYCSTAEHCRAEINEKLQRWGIAYDTIARILDQLESEKFIDDERFCRAFVNDKFRFAKWGKMKIAQGLYMKKIPSDVAWRYLNEIDDEEYLSILRDLLASKRKSIHAQDDYELNGKLMRFAMSRGFELKDIKRCIDIPDEEEQID; translated from the coding sequence ATGAGTGCACAATTAACAGACGAAGAGGCTTTAAATCGTGTGGCCTCTTATTGCTCCACTGCCGAGCATTGCCGGGCAGAAATAAATGAGAAGTTACAACGTTGGGGGATTGCCTATGACACCATTGCGCGTATTCTAGACCAATTGGAATCAGAAAAGTTTATTGATGATGAACGTTTTTGTAGAGCTTTCGTGAACGACAAGTTCCGTTTTGCCAAGTGGGGAAAGATGAAGATAGCGCAAGGGCTTTATATGAAAAAGATTCCTTCCGACGTGGCATGGCGTTATCTGAATGAGATTGATGATGAAGAATATCTATCCATTCTGCGCGATCTGCTGGCTTCCAAACGGAAAAGTATTCATGCGCAAGATGATTATGAACTGAATGGGAAACTGATGCGATTTGCCATGAGCCGTGGATTTGAACTGAAAGATATCAAGCGTTGTATAGACATTCCCGATGAAGAGGAACAAATTGACTGA
- the pyrE gene encoding orotate phosphoribosyltransferase — translation MKNLERLFAEKLLKIKAIKLQPANPFTWASGWKSPFYCDNRKTLSYPSLRNFVKIEITRLILERFGQVDAIAGVATGAIPQGALVADALNLPFVYVRSTPKDHGLENLIEGELRPGMKVVVVEDLISTGGSSLKAVEAIRRDGCEVIGMVAAYTYGFPVAEEAFKNAKVTLVTLTNYEAVLDVALRTGYIEKEDIQTLNEWRKDPAHWDAGK, via the coding sequence ATGAAAAACTTAGAGAGACTATTTGCGGAGAAACTGTTGAAGATTAAAGCTATTAAACTTCAACCTGCTAACCCTTTCACATGGGCTTCAGGATGGAAATCCCCCTTTTACTGCGATAACCGTAAAACTCTGTCCTATCCTTCTCTTCGTAATTTTGTGAAGATTGAAATTACACGTCTAATATTGGAGCGATTCGGACAGGTGGATGCGATTGCAGGTGTAGCGACTGGTGCTATCCCACAGGGAGCTTTGGTAGCTGATGCGTTGAATTTACCGTTCGTGTATGTTCGTTCTACCCCAAAAGACCATGGATTGGAGAACCTGATTGAGGGTGAGCTTCGTCCGGGTATGAAAGTTGTAGTAGTAGAAGATTTAATCTCTACGGGTGGTAGCAGTTTGAAGGCTGTGGAAGCAATTCGTCGTGATGGTTGCGAAGTGATTGGTATGGTTGCGGCTTATACGTATGGATTTCCTGTTGCTGAAGAGGCATTCAAAAATGCCAAAGTGACTTTGGTGACATTGACCAATTACGAAGCTGTGCTCGATGTAGCTCTTCGTACCGGTTACATTGAAAAAGAAGACATACAGACATTGAATGAATGGCGTAAAGACCCCGCTCATTGGGATGCTGGAAAATAA
- a CDS encoding SRPBCC family protein, which yields MGNFESSVKVIPYSQERVYNKLSDLSNLEAIKDRLPQDKVQDLSFDSDTLSFSVPPVGQLTLQIVEREPCKCIKLATANSPIPFNMWIQLVATGEEECKVKVTIGIDINPFMKAMVQKPLQDGLEKMVEMLAAINY from the coding sequence ATGGGTAATTTTGAGAGTAGTGTTAAGGTGATCCCTTATAGCCAGGAACGTGTGTATAACAAACTTTCGGATTTGAGTAATCTGGAAGCTATCAAAGACCGTTTGCCGCAGGATAAGGTACAGGACTTGAGTTTTGATTCGGATACATTGAGTTTTAGTGTTCCGCCTGTCGGTCAACTGACACTGCAAATTGTGGAACGTGAACCTTGTAAATGTATAAAGTTGGCAACGGCTAATTCGCCGATTCCTTTTAATATGTGGATTCAATTGGTTGCTACGGGAGAGGAAGAATGCAAGGTGAAGGTGACTATCGGAATAGATATAAATCCGTTTATGAAAGCAATGGTGCAGAAGCCACTTCAGGATGGTTTGGAGAAGATGGTGGAAATGTTGGCAGCCATTAATTATTAA
- the argH gene encoding argininosuccinate lyase, with translation MAQKLWEKSVQVNKDIERFTVGRDREMDLYLAKHDVIGSMAHITMLESIGLLTKEELEQLLAELKNIYASAESGEFVIEDGVEDVHSQVELMLTRRLGDIGKKIHSGRSRNDQVLLDLKLFTRTQIKEIAEAVEQLFHVLARQSERYKNVLMPGYTHLQIAMPSSFGLWFGAYAESLVDDMLFLQAAFKMCNRNPLGSAAGYGSSFPLNRTMTTELLGFDSMNYNVVYAQMGRGKLERNVAFALATIAGTISKLAFDACMFNSQNFGFVKLPDDCTTGSSIMPHKKNPDVFELTRAKCNKLQSLPQQIMMIANNLPSGYFRDLQIIKEVFLPAFQELKDCLQMTTYIMDEIKVNEHILDDDKYLLIFSVEEVNRLAREGMPFRDAYKKVGLDIEAGKFSHSKEVHHTHEGSIGNLCNAEISALMQQVVDGFNFCGMEKAEKMLLGR, from the coding sequence ATGGCACAGAAACTTTGGGAGAAATCCGTACAGGTGAATAAGGATATCGAACGCTTTACGGTTGGGCGTGACCGTGAGATGGATCTTTATCTGGCTAAGCACGACGTGATTGGCTCTATGGCTCACATTACGATGCTCGAGAGCATCGGCTTGCTGACAAAAGAAGAACTGGAACAGTTGCTGGCTGAATTGAAGAATATTTATGCTTCGGCTGAGAGTGGGGAATTTGTTATAGAAGATGGGGTGGAGGATGTACATTCCCAAGTGGAATTGATGTTGACCCGTCGTTTAGGTGACATAGGAAAGAAGATTCATAGCGGTCGTTCGCGAAATGACCAGGTATTGCTGGACTTGAAACTTTTTACCCGTACGCAAATTAAGGAAATAGCCGAAGCCGTAGAACAGCTCTTTCATGTGTTGGCTCGCCAAAGTGAACGGTACAAGAATGTGCTGATGCCGGGATATACGCATTTGCAGATTGCAATGCCCTCTTCTTTCGGATTATGGTTTGGTGCTTATGCTGAGAGTTTGGTAGATGATATGCTGTTTTTGCAAGCCGCATTTAAAATGTGTAACCGCAATCCATTGGGTTCTGCTGCCGGATATGGTTCGTCTTTCCCGTTGAACCGTACAATGACAACCGAACTGCTAGGTTTTGACTCTATGAACTACAATGTGGTGTACGCACAAATGGGACGTGGAAAGCTGGAACGTAATGTTGCTTTTGCATTGGCTACGATTGCCGGTACAATTTCCAAACTGGCTTTTGATGCCTGTATGTTCAATAGTCAGAATTTTGGTTTTGTAAAGTTGCCGGATGATTGTACTACGGGATCCAGTATTATGCCCCATAAGAAAAATCCGGATGTGTTTGAACTCACACGTGCCAAATGTAATAAACTGCAATCGCTTCCCCAGCAGATTATGATGATTGCCAACAATCTGCCTTCCGGTTATTTCCGTGATTTGCAGATTATCAAAGAGGTGTTCTTGCCTGCTTTTCAGGAATTGAAGGACTGTCTGCAGATGACAACCTACATTATGGACGAGATTAAAGTAAACGAACATATTCTTGATGATGATAAGTATCTGCTTATTTTTAGTGTAGAAGAGGTGAATCGTTTGGCACGCGAAGGTATGCCTTTCCGTGATGCATATAAGAAGGTAGGCTTGGATATTGAGGCAGGTAAATTCTCTCATAGCAAAGAAGTACATCATACACATGAAGGCAGCATTGGCAACCTTTGCAATGCAGAGATTTCCGCTCTGATGCAGCAAGTGGTTGACGGATTCAATTTCTGTGGGATGGAGAAGGCAGAGAAAATGCTGCTTGGAAGATAA
- a CDS encoding RNA polymerase sigma-70 factor, translating to MENNDRQIELKFQRFFTANFPKVKNFAQMLLKSEAEAEDVAQDVFCKLWLQPEIWLDTDRDLDNYIFIMTRNIVLNIFKHQQIEQEYQDEVIEKTILYELTDKEEVLNNVYYKEMLMIIQLTLEKMPKRRRLIFELSRFRGLSHKEIADKLDVSIRTIEHQVYLALIELKKILILFIFFLKYF from the coding sequence ATGGAAAATAACGACAGGCAGATCGAATTAAAATTTCAGAGGTTTTTTACTGCTAACTTTCCTAAAGTAAAAAACTTTGCTCAGATGCTTCTAAAATCAGAAGCGGAGGCAGAAGATGTGGCTCAGGATGTTTTCTGTAAACTCTGGTTGCAACCTGAGATATGGTTGGATACTGACAGGGATTTGGACAATTACATTTTTATAATGACCAGGAATATTGTTTTGAATATTTTCAAACACCAGCAAATAGAACAGGAATATCAAGATGAAGTTATCGAAAAGACTATTCTTTATGAGTTGACAGATAAAGAGGAGGTTTTGAATAATGTATATTATAAAGAAATGCTGATGATTATTCAACTGACCCTGGAGAAAATGCCGAAGCGTAGGAGGCTAATATTCGAACTTAGCCGTTTTAGGGGGCTGAGTCATAAGGAAATTGCTGATAAGCTTGATGTTTCCATTCGTACAATAGAGCATCAGGTCTATCTGGCGTTAATTGAATTGAAGAAGATACTTATCTTATTTATTTTTTTTCTCAAATATTTTTAA
- a CDS encoding FecR family protein: protein MKNYIQQLVELFGNNDYSAGTRKKVQRWLADEEHVDEKDEALRMLWKQAKERELPNGMQQSIRQMQQNIGLKPVSHKNYQLFVWRAAAILLLAVSSVSVYLMLEKDRPVKDLVECYIPTAEIHELTLPDGTHVMLNSKSTLLYPEQFNGKTRSVYLIGEANFKVKPDKKHPFIVKANDYQVTALGTEFNVNAYPESNELIATLLEGSVKVEFNNLISNVILKPNEQLIYNKHTKEHNLRLPEIDDVTAWQRGELVFSNMHLEDIFTSLERKFPYAFVYSLHSMKKNTYSFRFQNQANLEEIMGIISQVVGDVNYVIKGNKCYITNKK from the coding sequence ATGAAAAACTATATTCAACAACTCGTAGAATTATTCGGAAACAATGATTATTCAGCTGGTACACGAAAGAAAGTACAACGATGGCTGGCTGATGAAGAGCATGTTGACGAAAAGGATGAAGCACTCCGTATGCTTTGGAAGCAGGCAAAGGAACGGGAACTACCCAATGGAATGCAACAATCAATACGCCAAATGCAACAAAATATAGGACTAAAGCCTGTTTCTCATAAGAATTATCAGCTATTTGTATGGAGAGCAGCGGCTATTCTCTTATTGGCTGTATCATCTGTTTCTGTTTATCTGATGTTGGAAAAAGATCGGCCTGTAAAAGATTTGGTGGAGTGTTATATACCAACAGCGGAGATTCACGAACTTACCTTGCCTGACGGCACACATGTCATGTTGAATTCCAAAAGTACCTTATTATATCCGGAGCAGTTCAACGGAAAGACGCGAAGTGTATATTTGATAGGTGAGGCTAATTTTAAAGTGAAACCGGATAAGAAACATCCTTTTATTGTAAAAGCTAACGATTATCAAGTAACTGCTTTAGGTACGGAATTTAATGTGAACGCTTATCCGGAAAGTAATGAGTTGATTGCCACTTTGCTGGAAGGAAGTGTAAAGGTGGAGTTCAATAATCTGATATCTAATGTTATTCTAAAACCTAATGAACAATTAATATATAACAAGCATACAAAAGAACATAACTTGCGATTGCCAGAAATAGATGATGTGACAGCATGGCAGCGTGGGGAATTGGTCTTTAGTAATATGCATCTGGAAGATATTTTCACAAGTCTGGAACGTAAATTCCCTTATGCCTTTGTTTATAGTCTTCATAGTATGAAGAAGAATACCTATAGTTTCCGCTTTCAAAACCAAGCAAATCTGGAAGAGATTATGGGCATTATATCACAGGTAGTGGGAGATGTAAACTATGTTATTAAAGGAAATAAATGCTATATAACCAATAAGAAATAA
- a CDS encoding TonB-dependent receptor has product MLQIYEKIAEQIVHKRGFLTFLSLLLLTSTLAFAQSGNKITIQQKNITVVDALKTVEKQSKMSINYSDSELKGKEIANLNLQNVAVSAALDVILKGTGFAYQIQGNYIIITEKKPAVATQTVKDIKGKVVDESGEPLIGVNISVDGNSTGTITDFDGNFAIKASDNSTLKVSYIGYATQMVPVSKKDFYPVVMKQDTEVLDEVVVTALGIKRAEKALSYNVQQVKGDALTTVKDANFVNSLNGKIAGVSINKSASGVGGATRVVMRGAKSIEGDNNALYVVDGIPLFNTNMGNTDSGIMGEGKAGTEGIADFNPEDIESLSVLSGPSAAALYGSSAANGVILITTKKGKEGKLSVQFSSSSEFSKAYMTPEFQNTYGNKKDMYESWGEKLLTPTSYDPKKDFFNTGTNFINSVTLTTGTKSNQTFASVSSTNSKGIVPNNEYERLNLTIRNTATFLNDKLQLDLGASYVKQKDKNMVSQGQYWNPVMAAYLFPRGEDFNGIKSFEHFDESRQLPVQYWPVADPVYASQNPYWTAYRNVATNKKSRYMFNVGLTYNITDWLNATARFRMDDTHVLFERKIYASSDDKFAEGKKGLYGYNNYEDRQEYADFMLNVNKHIADFSISANAGWNYSNYWALERGYKGTLLGVPNKFAASNIDPANGRISEKGGDSRVRNHAVFANLELGWKSMLYLTLTGRNDWNSRLVNTDEESFFYPSIGLSGIISEMVKLPEFISYLKVRGSYTEVGAPVSRSGLTPGTVTTPIVGGALDPTGIYPFTDFKAERTKSYEFGLSLKLWNKLSAEVTYYHSNTYNQTFLGDLPEYTGYKQIYLQAGNVENRGWEASLSYSDRFKFGLGISSTLTFSRNINEIKEMVENYHTDLMDEPINIPEVLKDGGRVILKEGGSIHDIYANTFLKKDHLGYVEVKSDGTFGMEKGDPVYLGKTSPDFNMGWSNMLTYKGFGLGFQINGRFGGVVTSSTEALLDRFGVSKRSAEAREAGGVLLKGQGLVDAKSYYQMTGAGNYETSGYYVYSATNIRLQELTFSYTMPNKWFGNVLKDVTVSFIANNPWMLYCEAPFDPELTPSTSTYGQGNDYFMQPSVRSFGFGIKFKL; this is encoded by the coding sequence ATGCTACAAATTTACGAAAAAATAGCAGAACAAATAGTTCATAAGCGAGGCTTTCTCACTTTTTTAAGTCTATTGTTACTAACATCTACCCTTGCTTTTGCTCAAAGTGGTAATAAAATTACTATTCAGCAGAAGAATATCACTGTTGTTGATGCTCTGAAAACTGTAGAAAAACAGTCGAAAATGTCTATTAACTACAGTGACTCCGAATTGAAAGGAAAAGAAATAGCAAATCTTAATTTGCAAAATGTTGCTGTATCGGCGGCACTTGATGTAATCCTGAAAGGAACAGGTTTCGCCTATCAAATTCAAGGTAATTATATTATAATCACTGAGAAGAAACCTGCAGTTGCAACACAAACTGTGAAGGATATCAAAGGGAAAGTTGTTGATGAGAGCGGTGAACCACTAATTGGAGTTAACATTTCAGTGGATGGCAATTCGACCGGTACAATTACCGATTTTGATGGAAACTTTGCAATAAAGGCTTCAGACAACTCTACATTGAAAGTATCTTATATAGGATATGCCACTCAAATGGTGCCTGTTTCTAAAAAAGATTTCTATCCGGTTGTAATGAAGCAGGATACAGAAGTGCTCGATGAAGTTGTTGTAACGGCATTGGGTATCAAACGTGCAGAAAAGGCGTTGTCTTACAATGTACAACAAGTCAAGGGAGATGCTTTGACTACGGTAAAAGATGCTAACTTCGTAAACTCGCTGAACGGTAAGATAGCCGGAGTGAGTATTAACAAAAGTGCTAGTGGAGTTGGTGGTGCGACACGTGTTGTAATGCGTGGTGCAAAATCTATCGAAGGTGATAACAATGCTTTGTATGTGGTGGACGGTATTCCTTTGTTCAATACCAATATGGGAAATACCGACAGTGGTATTATGGGTGAAGGTAAGGCCGGAACAGAAGGAATCGCCGACTTCAATCCCGAAGATATTGAAAGTCTTTCTGTTTTGAGTGGTCCTTCGGCTGCTGCGTTGTATGGTAGTAGTGCCGCTAACGGTGTAATTTTGATTACCACTAAAAAAGGAAAAGAAGGAAAACTTTCAGTGCAGTTCTCTTCTTCTTCAGAGTTCAGCAAAGCTTATATGACTCCTGAGTTTCAAAATACGTATGGTAACAAAAAAGATATGTATGAAAGCTGGGGTGAGAAACTGTTGACTCCTACAAGCTATGATCCCAAGAAGGATTTCTTTAATACCGGAACAAACTTTATTAATTCGGTTACGTTGACCACCGGTACGAAATCGAATCAGACTTTTGCTTCTGTTTCTTCTACCAATTCCAAAGGTATTGTGCCTAATAATGAATATGAACGTTTGAATTTAACAATCCGTAATACGGCAACTTTCCTTAATGATAAATTACAACTCGATTTAGGTGCGTCGTATGTGAAACAGAAAGACAAGAATATGGTATCGCAAGGACAATATTGGAATCCGGTGATGGCCGCCTATTTGTTCCCTCGTGGTGAAGACTTTAATGGAATTAAGTCATTCGAACATTTCGATGAAAGCCGCCAACTTCCGGTTCAGTATTGGCCGGTAGCAGATCCGGTATATGCTTCACAGAACCCTTACTGGACTGCTTACCGCAATGTAGCTACGAATAAAAAGAGTCGTTATATGTTCAACGTAGGGTTGACTTATAATATTACCGATTGGTTGAATGCGACAGCCCGTTTCAGAATGGATGATACACATGTATTGTTTGAACGCAAGATTTACGCTTCATCCGACGATAAGTTTGCGGAAGGAAAGAAAGGACTGTATGGATACAATAACTATGAAGACCGCCAGGAATATGCCGACTTTATGTTGAACGTAAATAAACATATTGCTGATTTTAGTATTTCTGCCAATGCGGGTTGGAACTATTCTAACTATTGGGCATTGGAGAGAGGATACAAAGGAACATTATTGGGAGTGCCCAATAAATTTGCGGCTTCTAATATCGATCCGGCTAATGGTCGTATCTCAGAAAAGGGTGGTGATAGTCGTGTGCGTAATCATGCTGTTTTTGCCAATTTGGAACTTGGTTGGAAGAGTATGCTTTATTTGACGCTGACCGGACGTAATGACTGGAATTCACGTTTGGTGAATACCGATGAAGAATCTTTCTTCTATCCCTCAATCGGTCTGTCCGGGATTATTTCCGAGATGGTCAAATTGCCCGAATTTATCTCGTACCTGAAAGTTCGCGGTTCGTATACGGAAGTCGGTGCGCCTGTATCCCGTTCGGGACTGACGCCGGGTACGGTAACTACCCCTATTGTGGGTGGTGCATTAGACCCTACCGGTATCTATCCGTTTACTGATTTCAAGGCAGAGCGTACAAAGTCATACGAATTTGGATTAAGTCTGAAGTTGTGGAATAAATTAAGTGCGGAGGTAACCTACTATCATTCTAATACATACAATCAGACCTTCTTGGGTGATCTTCCGGAATATACTGGATACAAGCAGATTTATTTGCAGGCCGGTAATGTGGAAAATCGTGGTTGGGAGGCTTCATTAAGCTATTCCGATCGGTTTAAGTTCGGATTAGGAATCTCTTCAACATTGACATTCTCTCGTAATATAAACGAGATTAAGGAGATGGTTGAAAACTATCATACGGATTTAATGGATGAACCGATTAATATTCCGGAGGTTTTGAAGGATGGTGGTCGTGTCATCTTGAAAGAAGGCGGAAGTATCCACGATATTTATGCCAACACCTTCTTAAAGAAAGACCACTTGGGATATGTTGAGGTAAAGAGCGACGGAACCTTTGGAATGGAAAAGGGGGACCCCGTTTATTTGGGAAAAACTTCTCCTGATTTCAATATGGGATGGAGTAATATGTTGACATACAAAGGCTTTGGACTCGGATTCCAGATCAACGGACGTTTTGGTGGCGTGGTGACCTCTTCTACAGAGGCATTGCTTGATCGTTTCGGTGTGTCCAAACGTTCGGCTGAGGCTCGTGAAGCGGGAGGCGTATTGTTGAAGGGACAAGGTCTGGTAGATGCGAAGTCTTATTATCAGATGACAGGTGCGGGAAATTATGAAACTTCCGGTTACTATGTATACAGTGCCACCAATATTCGTTTGCAAGAACTTACCTTTAGCTATACTATGCCTAATAAGTGGTTTGGTAACGTGTTGAAAGATGTTACAGTTTCGTTTATAGCCAACAATCCTTGGATGTTGTATTGCGAAGCTCCGTTCGATCCGGAACTGACTCCTTCCACTAGTACTTACGGACAAGGTAATGATTATTTTATGCAACCGAGTGTTCGTAGCTTTGGCTTCGGTATTAAATTTAAATTATAA